Proteins encoded by one window of Rutidosis leptorrhynchoides isolate AG116_Rl617_1_P2 chromosome 7, CSIRO_AGI_Rlap_v1, whole genome shotgun sequence:
- the LOC139858131 gene encoding uncharacterized protein: MDTQEKHQESYEQVLSSYLGLSFAIFLGFIPKKSLSLIPTLQTHNELLTKKLLQAEEQLEQLFSRRKEDAKANARVVEIFASHRHGWQQEEKKLLRQIDENVEEIANLRAKIEDLEIRVDELKREVNERDDLLNFMANRDDNGGSYGGDGGGYGGDGGGEFYGDILGSRFGKLRVSNEGTNHNHNFNYKHNGNYGTNNVMDDCYMDKGVHNVDDFGSIYDGHSLFNPSEFPNSGFSKFLSERSNLWQGVQYESVEQVHDLKHYGTRRESPWKVDGDSSGVSAKLKLLEQELQNLENVVANDLSKVPSLMKKQAKRYQALAGKIDDLCRRMQENDPCELNAGLEFRTQRQTEFLLEALRLQQRASETGQKLMALQTETGTGFSYGSDLVEGRARLTTRLSLNSIRNNFRDIQRNLEIWLARIIGDVEGILARDGASRVNEYYVPTRYPFVPQERFLV; the protein is encoded by the exons ATGGATACACAAGAAAAACATCAAGAAAGCTATGAACAAGTACTGAGTTCATATCTGGGTTTAAGTTTTGCAATCTTTTTAGGGTTTATTCCAAAAAAGTCACTATCTTTAATCCCAACTTTACAAACCCATAATGAATTGTTGACTAAAAAGCTATTACAAGCTGAAGAACAGCTTGAACAATTATTTTCAAGAAGAAAAGAAGATGCAAAAGCAAATGCTAGGGTTGTTGAAATCTTTGCTAGCCACAGACATGGGTGGCAGCAAGAAGAGAAGAAGCTACTTAGACAAATTGATGAAAATGTTGAAGAGATTGCTAATTTAAGAGCTAAAATTGAGGATCTTGAAATTAGGGTTGATGAGTTGAAAAGGGAAGTAAATGAGAGAGATGATTTGTTAAATTTTATGGCTAATAGGGATGATAACGGTGGCAGTTATGGCGGTGACGGTGGCGGTTACGGCGGTGATGGTGGTGGAGAGTTTTATGGTGATATATTGGGGTCTAGGTTTGGTAAATTGAGGGTTTCAAATGAGGGGACTAATCATAACCATAATTTTAATTATAAGCATAATGGTAATTATGGTACTAATAATGTTATGGATGATTGTTATATGGATAAGGGAGTTCATAATGTGGATGATTTTGGGTCAATATATGATGGTCATAGTCTGTTTAACCCTTCAGAGTTTCCGAATTCCGGTTTTTCGAAATTCTTGTCAGAAAGATCAAATCTTTGGCAG GGTGTACAATACGAATCCGTGGAACAAGTTCACGATCTAAAGCATTATGGAACTAG GAGAGAGTCCCCATGGAAGGTAGATGGTGATTCATCAGGGGTTTCTGCAAAACTGAAATTGCTCGAACAAGAGCTTCAAAATTTGGAAAATGTCGTTGCTAATGATTTGTCAAAAGTACCATCGTTAATGAAAAAACAAGCAAAAAGATATCAAGCTCTTGCTGGAAAAATTGACGATCTTTGCAGAAGAATG CAGGAGAACGATCCTTGTGAACTAAACGCGGGTTTAGAGTTTCGAACACAGAGACAAACCGAGTTTTTACTAGAAGCATTACGGCTTCAACAACGTGCATCAGAAACAGGGCAGAAATTAATGGCATTACAAACAGAAACAGGGACAGGTTTTAGTTATGGGAGTGATCTAGTGGAAGGCCGTGCACGATTAACCACTAGACTCTCATTAAACTCTATAAGAAACAATTTTAGGGATATTCAAAGAAATTTGGAGATATGGTTAGCGAGAATTATTGGAGACGTTGAAGGGATTTTAGCGAGAGATGGTGCTTCGCGTGTGAACGAGTATTATGTACCTACAAGATACCCTTTTGTACCTCAAGAAAGATTTTTAGTTTAG
- the LOC139858353 gene encoding acyl-CoA-binding protein, producing the protein MGLKEEFEEHAEKIKTLTQSPSNEDLLVLYGLYKQATVGPVNTSRPGMFNMRDRAKWDAWKAVEAKSKDEAMSDYITKVKQLLEEAAAAA; encoded by the exons ATGGGTTTGAAG GAGGAATTTGAGGAGCATGCTGAAAAAATCAAGACTCTAACCCAAAGCCCCTCAAATGAGGACCTGCTGGTGCTGTACGGATTGTACAAGCAAGCAACTGTTGGGCCAGTGAACACAA gcCGTCCCGGTATGTTTAACATGAGAGATAGGGCTAAATGGGATGCTTGGAAGGCAGTTGaag CAAAATCCAAGGATGAAGCAATGAGTGACTACATCACCAAGGTGAAACAATTGCTCGAAGAAGCAGCTGCTGCTGCTTGA